Within Chitinispirillales bacterium, the genomic segment CGATGACGATTCTACGATAGTAGTTCTTTGGTTGGATAAAAACTATTCTCCTGAGAATGTCACGGGCGGAGAAATGAGGGTTATGGTAACTCCTGCGCCGATATATATCAACGCGTCTCCCGTTACCGTCGGAGTAAAAGACGAAGCGGGTCCGGTAATAGTATCTGCGGAATGTATAAAATCGCTTATTCCTGACGGAAACGACGTACTTCTTATAAAGATGAGCGAAACGTCGAGTATTCCTAACGGCATGGGTAATCTTCCGTTTAATTTTGTCGTCAAACAAGGCGGTTCTTTATATACGGTTTCGTTTGCGGACATAACCTTGGAAGACGGCGTTTATAAATGCATCGTCAGCGCTAAAGACAGCGGCAAGGACGGAAAAATATCCAAAGGAGATTCTATTTTTGTCAACGTTAACGGCAACGTTAAGGATATTAACGGAGTATATCAGTTAATCGAAACGAATAAACGCGTCGAAATTACGATGAAAACCGTAATAGGTTTAATATCCGCCGTTTATTTGGATACGAATACGGTTCACGATGGTTATACCGATATTATAAGGATTGATTTGGGTATGGAAGTTTCTCAGGAATTTGCCGAAAGAATAGCGGCTTCCATAGATCTTTCGTCCGATCGTAAATTTACGGTAAGCGGAGTAAAAGCCGTATCGAACGGGATAGAATTAAGCGTCGTCGAAGAAAAGAAGTATCATGCGAAAGAAGGTTATTCACTGGTGAAAACGAATATCGATCTTTCTTCCGATTCTGTTTGGCTTAAAACTCCTATTTTGTCGGACGACGGACTTTTAACTGTTGACGCAAGCAAAACCGTAGTTACGGACGGAGTGGCTCCGGTGGTTTCGCATGGAATATACGATGTTGGTGTTAATGAGACGACGCTTGAGGTTGTTTTCAGCGAGCCTGTCGATTTAAAGTCTTACGCTACGGATAAGCCTTATAAATTTTTGGCGACTAAACTTGGCGATGAATTTACTATGACTTTTGCGCCGTCTTTGCCGGTGCAGGGAAAGTCGGCCGATCGTTGGATATACAAGATTGAATCTAAAAGCATAGCCTATCCGGTAAAAGGCGACAGCCTTTGGATCGCGTTTGACGGTATAGTGTTTGATTTGGAAGGAAATAAGCAGGATCTTACCGTTCGCGCTCCTCTTTTGGCGGATTCTTATCCGTTTGAGTTGGATTTGTACGTAGTTCCGCAGCCGATGTCTCTGATTAAACTCGGAGACAAAAGATACGAGCCTAAAGATCTTAACGACAACCTTGCCGATTATTACAAAATTCCGTCGAGTATGAGAAAAGGCGTCGCGATAGTTCTTGAAGCGAAAGGTCCTATTACGGATGTTAGCCTTCAGAAAGGCGTAGTAAAAATTATAGACCAGACGGGTAACCTCGTTACGGACGAGATTTCTATGAAATTTGACATGACCGATAGGGGAACTGTGGCGGGTGTCGCGGTTTGGGACGGTAAAAATCGTTCCGGCAGAACGATAGGCGCGGCTACTTATTTGGCGATAGTCGAAGTAGAAGTTAAGTTTGACGATCGTGACGCTAAGGAATCCCGCGCTTATCGCCGCGCTATAATGGTTACTTCCGGCGGAGACGCTCTGAAATAAAAAGCGGTTTTATTTGTCTTAAATGGCGGTCGTAAAAATCGACCGCCATTTTTTGTTTTGTGGATATAATGAAAGAGAAAAATCGTGATAATTATTAAAAGCGATTTGTTGACAGGTTGCTTTTTTGTTTTTGAAGAAATACATAAAGAGTTAATTTTTTCTGTTTTTTATATTTTGAAATAATTTTGGTTATCTTAAAATATTTCGGACTATATTACAGATTTCATTGATTCTATCTTCACCGAGAGTTGTTATGTTGATACCATTATGAGAATCTCTCTTTCTACGAAAAGGGACTTGTAATCTGTCAAGAGAGACAACTTTTACCATATCACACAAAGCCCAGCATTCCTTTTCAGATAAAATACCAGGCATAATTCCCATAGGAATAAATACTGTATAAGAACTTTCTTTTCGCGGCTTTTTTGTAGTAAATGGAACTACTACCGCCAATTTATGACGCTTATGAGGATGTATTACAAGAACCGGACGAATTTTCCCTATTTCAGGTTTTATGTTGGCGATTATTGATTCATTTGTGTCGATACAAGAATTTATCTTATTCCAACAATCCTCAAATCTACACATAAATATCTGCCCTTTTTTAACGTAGTTAGGAGAATTCATTTAATATCCTTGTTGAAAAAATTAGCCCCCGTAATAAAACGAGGGCAGTAACCCACTTAAGGGAAAAAGCAACGTTGCCATTGCTTTACATACATAATATACAATATTTCTACAAAAAAATCAAGAATAAAATTCTGGGCTTGCTAATCAAATATACATTGAATAATTTCTTCGTTACTTTTTATTCTATTTTAATATTTTCAAAATAATTTCTTGCGTTTTTATAAACGCACAAATTACTTTTCGAGTAGGAACGGCGTAACATCGGAGAAAAAATGTTTACCGGACTAATAGAAACGACGGGTGAAATAAAATCGCTTTCTTTTGAAAACAAAAGCGCGGTAATAGCAATACTGCCCAAAGCCGACGACTTTGAATGTAAAATCGGCGATTCCGTAGCGATTGACGGCGTTTGTTTGACAGTCGAAAAAATAAGCGAAAAACGTATTTTTTTTCGTGCGGTCAGAGAAACTCTTTCGAAAACGACGCTTGTGAACGCGAAGATTTCGCAAGTCGTAAATCTTGAAAGGGCGATGAAAGCGGACGGGCGTTTCGGCGGGCATATCGTTTTGGGACATATCGATACAATCGCAAAAATAGAACAAATTAAAAACGACGGCGATTCGTTTTTATTTTTTGTATCCGTTGACGACGAATATTCAAAATACGTCGTAAAAAAGGGTTCTGTCGCTGTAAACGGAATTTCACTGACTGTCGCGGATTTGACGCAAAACGGATTTTCTCTGTCGATTATCCCGCATTCTTTCAAAAATACGACGCTTGCGCTGAAAAAAGTCGGCGATTTTGTCAATATCGAATGCGACGTTTTTTCTAAATACGTTGAAAGGATGATTGTGCAAAAAAATAAAACCGGAGATAGAATATTAAAACTGCTTGAAGAGGGGGAATTTTGAGAACGTTTGAAGAAATAGAAGAGGTAATTAACGATTATAGAAACGGT encodes:
- a CDS encoding type II toxin-antitoxin system PemK/MazF family toxin; translated protein: MNSPNYVKKGQIFMCRFEDCWNKINSCIDTNESIIANIKPEIGKIRPVLVIHPHKRHKLAVVVPFTTKKPRKESSYTVFIPMGIMPGILSEKECWALCDMVKVVSLDRLQVPFRRKRDSHNGINITTLGEDRINEICNIVRNILR
- a CDS encoding riboflavin synthase — protein: MFTGLIETTGEIKSLSFENKSAVIAILPKADDFECKIGDSVAIDGVCLTVEKISEKRIFFRAVRETLSKTTLVNAKISQVVNLERAMKADGRFGGHIVLGHIDTIAKIEQIKNDGDSFLFFVSVDDEYSKYVVKKGSVAVNGISLTVADLTQNGFSLSIIPHSFKNTTLALKKVGDFVNIECDVFSKYVERMIVQKNKTGDRILKLLEEGEF